A region from the Nostoc sp. HK-01 genome encodes:
- a CDS encoding DevC protein — protein MMMWLFKQMQRRTPLGWLQLSHEKSRLLVALSGIAFADVLMFMQLGFETALYDSNTRLHRSLQADIVLLSPQARNLQSMSSFSRRRLYQAMDIPGVKSAEPVYFSNSIWKNPQTRRETGVLVIGFNPNKPAFDLPDVNQQLQTIALPDHVLFDRGARGDYQKAIAQIDQGKILTTEIERRTIRISGLFQVGASFGADGSLMTSDQNFLRIFPRRQSSSISLGLIKVKPGYDAKQVAIALKSHLRDDVKVLTHAEFIEFENNFWRTNSPIGFIFSLGVSMGFVVGVIIVYQVLSTDVNAHIREYATFKAIGYRNYYLLSVVFEEALILALLGFIPGVGVSLGLYQLTRAATNLPMYMTLMRGLQVIILTFMMCAISGAIATRKLQSADPADMF, from the coding sequence ATGATGATGTGGCTTTTCAAACAAATGCAGCGACGCACACCTTTAGGATGGCTGCAACTGAGTCATGAAAAAAGTCGGCTGTTGGTAGCATTATCAGGCATTGCTTTTGCTGATGTGCTGATGTTTATGCAGCTTGGCTTTGAGACCGCACTATATGACAGTAATACAAGACTGCATCGCAGTTTACAAGCAGATATTGTGTTACTCAGCCCTCAAGCTCGTAACTTACAAAGTATGTCTTCGTTTTCGCGGCGACGCTTGTATCAAGCGATGGATATACCTGGTGTAAAGTCAGCCGAACCAGTTTATTTTAGTAACAGTATTTGGAAGAATCCCCAAACCCGACGCGAAACTGGGGTGTTAGTAATTGGGTTCAATCCCAATAAGCCAGCCTTTGATTTACCCGATGTCAACCAACAATTACAAACTATCGCCTTACCGGATCATGTGCTGTTTGACCGTGGTGCTAGAGGTGATTATCAAAAAGCGATCGCCCAAATTGATCAAGGTAAAATTCTCACTACAGAAATAGAACGACGCACTATTAGAATTAGTGGATTATTCCAAGTTGGTGCATCATTTGGGGCAGATGGTAGCTTGATGACTAGCGACCAAAACTTTTTGCGGATATTTCCCCGGCGACAGTCCAGTAGTATTAGCTTGGGGTTAATTAAAGTCAAACCTGGCTATGATGCAAAACAGGTAGCAATAGCTTTGAAATCACACCTTAGAGATGATGTCAAGGTGTTAACTCATGCCGAATTTATTGAATTTGAAAATAACTTTTGGCGAACAAATTCACCGATTGGATTTATTTTTAGTCTGGGTGTATCAATGGGGTTTGTTGTCGGAGTAATTATTGTTTACCAAGTTCTTTCGACTGATGTTAATGCCCATATTAGGGAATATGCCACTTTTAAAGCTATTGGCTATCGTAATTACTATTTACTAAGTGTAGTTTTTGAAGAGGCCTTAATTTTAGCCTTGCTAGGTTTCATCCCCGGTGTAGGTGTATCATTGGGACTTTATCAGCTAACTCGCGCGGCGACAAATCTACCAATGTATATGACTTTAATGCGAGGATTACAAGTCATAATTCTCACTTTTATGATGTGTGCGATTTCTGGGGCGATCGCTACTCGTAAACTACAGTCTGCTGATCCTGCGGATATGTTTTAA
- a CDS encoding DNA gyrase subunit A, which yields MTTSQERIIPTDLRNEMSRSYLEYAMSVIVGRALPDARDGLKPVHRRILYAMHELGLLHDRPFRKCARVVGEVLGKYHPHGDTAVYDALVRMAQDFSMRSPLINGHGNFGSVDNDPPAAMRYTECRLQALTSAALLQDIESETVDFADNFDGSQQEPTVLPSRIPQLLLNGSSGIAVGMATNIPPHNLGELIDGLVALIHNPEITDLQLMQYVHGPDFPTGAQILGTSAIKEAYTTGRGSITMRGVANIETIEQRGRPEREAIIITELPYQTNKAALIEKIAELVNDKRIEGIADIRDESDRDGMRIVIELKRDAYPRVVLNNLYKQTPLQANFGANMLALVNGEPQILTLKQFLEVFLDFRIISITRRTQYELRKAEERDHLLQGLLIALAHLDTIINLIRHAPDAPTAKGELITNYGLSEVQADAILQMQLRRLTALEADKIRLEHEELQERIGDLRDILARRERILEIIETEVSQIKTSFATPRRTIITHAEGEIDERDLIANEKAIILLTQQGYIKRMPVNTFEAQSRATRGKAAAKVKDDDTVEHFLTCCDHDSVLFFSDRGVVYCLKAYQIPVGSRTSRGTPIVQMLPIPKEEKITSIVPVDEFSDDEYLVMLTKGGNIKKTALAAFSNIRANGLIAISLEEGDQLRWVRRARVEDSIIIGSRLGMAIHFRCTHEQLRPLGRATRGVKSMKLKKGDELVGMDIIPAAILDTLDTGTEESEIEEIETEDIENVEETTEVEVTGNVGPWVLVITMGGYGKRVPVAQFRLQNRAGQGLMATKFKNRKTKDKLATLQIVNSDDEIMMVTNRGIIIRQATNAISIQSRSATGVRVQRLDEDDAITGVAIVPPDTGDEEETE from the coding sequence ATGACAACCTCACAGGAGAGGATTATCCCCACAGATCTGCGGAACGAAATGTCCCGGTCTTATCTGGAATACGCTATGAGCGTGATAGTGGGTCGGGCGCTCCCAGATGCCAGGGATGGTCTGAAACCTGTGCATCGCCGTATCCTCTACGCCATGCACGAACTAGGTTTACTGCACGATCGCCCCTTTAGAAAGTGCGCTCGTGTGGTTGGGGAAGTTTTGGGTAAATATCACCCCCACGGCGACACAGCAGTATACGATGCCTTGGTGCGGATGGCGCAGGATTTTTCCATGCGATCGCCTTTAATTAACGGACATGGTAACTTTGGTTCCGTAGATAACGATCCCCCAGCGGCAATGCGATACACAGAATGTCGCCTGCAAGCTTTAACCAGCGCCGCCCTACTCCAAGACATCGAATCAGAAACCGTAGACTTTGCAGATAACTTCGACGGTTCCCAACAAGAACCCACAGTTCTACCGTCGCGCATCCCCCAACTCCTATTAAATGGTTCATCGGGAATTGCTGTGGGGATGGCTACCAACATTCCGCCCCACAACTTAGGCGAATTGATTGATGGATTAGTCGCTTTAATTCACAATCCCGAAATCACCGACCTCCAGTTGATGCAGTACGTCCACGGGCCAGACTTCCCGACAGGGGCGCAAATTCTTGGCACATCAGCTATTAAAGAAGCTTACACCACAGGGCGTGGTTCCATTACCATGCGTGGTGTCGCCAACATAGAAACCATCGAACAGCGTGGTCGTCCCGAACGAGAAGCAATTATCATCACCGAATTGCCTTATCAAACCAATAAAGCCGCATTAATTGAGAAAATTGCCGAATTAGTCAACGACAAGCGGATTGAAGGCATTGCAGATATCCGCGATGAAAGCGATCGCGACGGGATGCGAATTGTTATCGAACTCAAGCGCGATGCTTATCCTCGCGTGGTTTTGAACAACCTTTACAAGCAAACCCCACTGCAAGCCAACTTTGGGGCAAATATGCTAGCTTTGGTGAACGGGGAACCGCAAATCCTCACCCTGAAGCAGTTTTTAGAAGTATTCCTCGATTTCCGCATCATCTCCATTACCAGACGCACCCAGTACGAACTGCGAAAAGCCGAAGAACGCGACCATCTTTTACAAGGGTTATTGATTGCTTTAGCCCATTTAGATACCATTATTAACTTAATTCGCCATGCCCCTGACGCACCCACAGCCAAAGGTGAATTGATTACAAACTACGGACTCTCCGAAGTGCAAGCCGACGCAATTTTGCAAATGCAACTGCGCCGCTTGACTGCCCTCGAAGCAGATAAAATTCGCCTAGAACACGAAGAATTACAAGAGCGCATCGGCGATTTGCGAGATATTCTGGCACGGCGAGAAAGAATTTTAGAAATCATTGAAACCGAAGTTTCCCAAATTAAAACCAGCTTTGCCACACCCAGACGCACAATTATTACCCACGCCGAAGGGGAAATCGATGAACGTGACCTAATTGCCAACGAAAAAGCAATTATTCTGTTAACACAGCAAGGTTACATCAAACGGATGCCCGTCAACACCTTCGAGGCGCAAAGCCGCGCCACCAGAGGTAAAGCCGCCGCCAAGGTCAAAGACGATGACACCGTAGAACATTTCTTAACTTGTTGTGATCACGATAGTGTTTTATTCTTTAGCGATCGCGGCGTAGTTTACTGCCTCAAAGCCTATCAAATTCCCGTGGGTTCCCGCACCAGTCGAGGTACACCCATTGTCCAAATGCTACCCATTCCCAAAGAAGAAAAAATCACCTCCATTGTCCCCGTTGACGAATTCAGCGACGACGAATATTTAGTCATGCTCACCAAAGGTGGCAATATTAAGAAAACGGCCTTAGCCGCTTTTAGTAATATTCGGGCTAACGGTTTAATTGCTATTTCCTTAGAAGAAGGGGATCAACTGCGGTGGGTACGCCGCGCTAGAGTTGAAGACAGTATCATCATTGGTTCCCGTCTGGGGATGGCAATACACTTTAGATGTACCCACGAACAACTGCGGCCTCTTGGTAGGGCGACGCGGGGTGTGAAATCGATGAAACTCAAAAAGGGTGATGAACTCGTAGGGATGGATATTATTCCCGCCGCTATTTTAGACACACTCGACACGGGAACGGAAGAGTCAGAAATAGAAGAAATCGAAACCGAAGATATCGAAAATGTGGAAGAAACCACAGAAGTAGAAGTAACAGGTAATGTTGGCCCTTGGGTGCTAGTTATTACAATGGGCGGCTACGGCAAACGCGTACCCGTTGCCCAATTCCGTTTGCAAAACCGTGCAGGTCAAGGTTTAATGGCTACCAAATTCAAAAACCGCAAAACCAAAGACAAATTAGCCACCTTGCAAATTGTCAACAGCGACGATGAAATCATGATGGTGACAAATCGCGGTATCATTATCCGTCAGGCTACCAATGCAATTTCCATCCAATCGCGATCAGCTACTGGCGTAAGAGTCCAACGCTTAGACGAAGATGACGCAATTACCGGAGTTGCGATCGTTCCGCCTGATACTGGTGATGAAGAAGAAACAGAATGA
- a CDS encoding serine/threonine protein kinase → MSYCLNPRCPKPENPADVKFCTTCGSKLLLKERYRAIRPIGQGGFGRTFLAVDEDKPSKPRCVIKQFYPQAQGTNTVKKAVELFIQEAVQLDELGKHPQIPELLAYFTQDDRQYLVQEFINGLNLAQELAKNGTFSETRIYQLLNDLLLVLQFCHTKQVIHRDIKPENIILRESDRKLVLVDFGAAKSATGAALNQTGTSIGSPEYVAPEQIRGRAVFASDIYSLGATCINLLTGRSPFDSYDTNNDTWVWQKYLTTPVSDHLSRIFNKMLESIPARRYQTVDEVLQDLNTQSPVANQSQIPVKPHVQSSPTLPPTVVSNTPSQIDLELEELKTQFMGGKPQANQVQPTNPTSQPASKSEIDQELEELKAKYLGNNNSQNP, encoded by the coding sequence ATGAGCTACTGCCTTAATCCTCGATGTCCCAAACCTGAAAATCCGGCTGATGTTAAGTTCTGTACGACTTGTGGTTCTAAGTTGCTACTTAAAGAACGCTACCGCGCCATTAGGCCGATAGGACAAGGTGGTTTTGGCAGAACTTTTTTGGCTGTAGATGAAGATAAACCGTCAAAACCACGTTGTGTAATTAAGCAATTTTATCCTCAAGCCCAAGGCACAAACACAGTTAAAAAAGCTGTGGAATTATTTATCCAAGAAGCGGTGCAGTTGGATGAATTGGGTAAACATCCACAAATTCCTGAACTTTTGGCATACTTTACTCAAGATGATCGACAGTATTTAGTCCAAGAATTTATCAATGGATTGAACTTAGCACAGGAATTAGCAAAAAATGGAACTTTTAGTGAAACGCGGATTTACCAATTATTGAATGATTTATTATTAGTATTGCAGTTTTGTCATACAAAACAAGTAATCCACCGCGATATTAAACCAGAAAATATTATCTTACGTGAGAGCGATCGCAAACTAGTTTTAGTTGATTTTGGTGCTGCTAAATCTGCAACTGGCGCAGCATTAAATCAAACTGGTACTAGTATTGGTAGTCCTGAATATGTTGCACCAGAACAAATTAGAGGTAGAGCAGTTTTTGCCAGTGATATTTATAGTTTAGGAGCTACCTGCATTAACTTATTAACTGGGCGATCGCCTTTCGATTCTTATGACACTAATAACGATACTTGGGTTTGGCAGAAATACTTAACAACTCCCGTGAGTGATCACTTGAGCCGAATTTTCAATAAAATGCTCGAAAGTATCCCAGCTAGACGTTACCAAACAGTAGATGAAGTTCTGCAAGACTTAAATACACAGTCGCCAGTAGCTAATCAGTCACAGATACCTGTAAAACCTCATGTTCAGTCATCACCTACCTTACCGCCGACGGTTGTGAGCAACACACCTAGCCAAATTGATTTAGAACTAGAAGAATTAAAAACTCAATTTATGGGCGGGAAACCTCAAGCAAATCAAGTCCAGCCAACAAATCCAACATCTCAACCTGCAAGTAAAAGCGAAATAGATCAAGAGTTAGAAGAATTGAAAGCGAAATATTTAGGTAACAATAACTCACAAAATCCATGA
- a CDS encoding ABC transporter-related protein, translating into MTNKPIISIHNLNHYFGYGQLRKQVLFKINLEINAGEIIILTGPSGSGKTTLLTLVGGLRSPQFGSLQVLGKELCGGTAEQLVQTRRHNGYIFQAHNLHGSLTAVQNVKIGLELHPHISHQEIQTRSIWMLEQVGLGNHLHYYPDKLSGGQKQRVAIARALVSYPKIVLADEPTAALDSQSGRDVVNLMQKLAKEQGCTILMVTHDHRILDIADRIVQMEDGKLVQTATR; encoded by the coding sequence ATGACAAACAAACCTATTATTTCTATCCATAATCTCAACCATTATTTTGGTTATGGACAGTTACGTAAGCAAGTCTTGTTTAAAATCAACTTAGAAATTAACGCTGGCGAAATTATTATTTTGACAGGCCCTTCTGGTTCTGGTAAAACTACTTTATTAACTTTAGTCGGTGGGTTGCGCTCTCCACAATTTGGCAGCTTGCAGGTTTTAGGAAAAGAACTTTGCGGCGGTACAGCCGAACAATTAGTGCAGACACGCCGCCATAACGGTTATATCTTTCAAGCACACAACCTGCATGGTAGTTTGACTGCCGTGCAGAACGTCAAAATCGGTTTAGAATTACACCCACATATTAGTCACCAAGAAATCCAAACGCGCTCAATTTGGATGCTAGAACAGGTTGGTTTGGGAAATCACTTGCATTACTATCCTGATAAACTCTCAGGCGGACAAAAACAACGAGTAGCGATCGCCCGCGCTTTGGTGAGTTATCCCAAAATTGTCTTAGCCGATGAACCAACAGCCGCCCTTGATAGCCAATCCGGTCGAGATGTAGTTAACCTGATGCAAAAACTCGCTAAAGAACAAGGCTGTACCATCTTGATGGTGACTCACGACCATCGGATTTTAGACATTGCCGATCGCATTGTGCAGATGGAAGATGGCAAGTTAGTGCAAACAGCCACAAGATAA
- a CDS encoding family 2 glycosyl transferase: MSSVIFDVLPEISIIICTYNRAKHLNHCINSVISQTFQDWELIIVDDGSTDNTFEIVDQYINILPNIRYLKHQNKKQCHAKNAGIQASFGKYITFLDSDDAYLPEHLDTRIKYMQQHPEIDLIEGGFVTDEEIWVADYFQPGKTINLRECVLGPTFFGKRQVFFALKGFNNMIYGEDTDFWERAEKICQTRKLPDLQTYVYTRAETSVTKSFLSSQSTSSKIVQD; this comes from the coding sequence ATGAGTAGTGTAATTTTTGACGTACTGCCTGAAATATCAATTATTATTTGTACTTACAATCGGGCAAAACATTTAAACCATTGTATTAATAGCGTGATTTCCCAAACTTTTCAAGATTGGGAACTGATTATAGTGGATGATGGCAGTACCGATAATACTTTTGAAATTGTCGATCAATATATTAATATTTTACCAAATATCCGTTATTTAAAACATCAAAATAAAAAACAATGTCATGCTAAAAATGCTGGTATTCAAGCATCTTTTGGTAAATACATCACATTTTTAGATAGCGATGATGCCTATTTACCAGAACACCTAGATACACGCATTAAATATATGCAGCAACATCCAGAAATTGATTTAATTGAAGGGGGGTTTGTTACAGATGAAGAGATTTGGGTAGCAGATTATTTTCAACCAGGTAAAACAATAAATCTCCGAGAATGCGTACTTGGCCCCACTTTTTTTGGCAAGAGACAAGTATTTTTTGCATTGAAAGGTTTTAATAATATGATTTATGGAGAAGATACAGATTTTTGGGAACGTGCAGAGAAAATCTGCCAAACTCGAAAATTACCCGATTTGCAAACTTATGTTTATACAAGGGCAGAAACTAGTGTTACTAAAAGTTTTTTATCTTCTCAATCCACATCATCAAAAATAGTTCAAGACTAG
- the lnt gene encoding apolipoprotein N-acyltransferase, with the protein MGLTVAPVGAWFLAWIALAPLWVLVVHKSNSYLEAKKQKPFLLPFTSFGVRQSLMGETPKTALAHFYLLPLLWGVGYHSVALFWITGIHPMDWLGVPWWPSLAITIFCWGFISLWGGLFVILWGAVMMRLNQSKPWLRVLIGTAVWCGLESLWSSGSLWWSSLAYTQSPHNLVILHLGQLSGPNTVTAAIAAFNGLIAEAYLSSTPRRFVNKYLVLATGLFITLHLIGWFLYSQPIAQPPAAALKIGVVQGNIPNKIKVKPEGYLRAITGYTSGYLTLAEQGVNAVLTPEGALPIFQRNFGDTPLFAAVQEKGVVVWVGAFGEKGRSYTNSLFTVNSQGETTSRYDKSKLVPLGEYIPFEEILGKLISRLSPLDEHQVHGAANQIFDTPFGRAIVGICYESAFPEVFRRQAAAGGQFILSSSNDAHYSAAMPFQHHAQDIMRAIETDRWSARATNTGYSAFVDPHGRTLWISGYNIYQTHAETIYRRQTQTLYVRWGDWLTPLLLGLGVVGWFVGKVF; encoded by the coding sequence ATGGGGCTAACCGTCGCCCCTGTCGGTGCATGGTTTTTGGCTTGGATAGCCTTAGCCCCACTTTGGGTATTAGTTGTTCACAAAAGTAACTCTTATTTAGAAGCTAAAAAGCAAAAACCCTTCCTTTTACCTTTTACCTCCTTCGGAGTTCGCCAGTCGCTCATGGGGGAAACCCCCAAGACCGCGCTGGCTCACTTTTACCTTTTACCTTTACTCTGGGGTGTTGGTTATCACAGCGTCGCCCTCTTTTGGATTACCGGGATTCACCCGATGGATTGGTTGGGTGTGCCTTGGTGGCCGAGTTTGGCTATTACTATATTTTGCTGGGGCTTTATTAGCCTATGGGGCGGGTTATTTGTCATTCTTTGGGGTGCTGTGATGATGCGCCTGAATCAATCAAAACCTTGGTTACGAGTTCTGATTGGTACAGCCGTCTGGTGTGGTTTAGAAAGCTTATGGAGTTCCGGTTCTTTGTGGTGGAGTTCTCTCGCTTATACTCAATCACCACATAACTTAGTCATTTTACATCTTGGGCAACTGTCTGGCCCGAATACTGTAACAGCTGCGATCGCCGCCTTCAATGGTCTAATCGCCGAAGCCTACCTATCTTCTACACCTCGGCGCTTCGTCAATAAATATTTAGTACTAGCCACAGGGCTATTCATCACCTTACATCTCATCGGCTGGTTTTTATATAGCCAACCCATCGCCCAACCACCAGCAGCAGCCTTAAAAATAGGCGTTGTTCAAGGTAACATCCCCAACAAAATCAAAGTCAAACCTGAAGGATATCTTCGCGCGATTACAGGGTACACCAGCGGCTATTTAACTCTAGCCGAACAAGGTGTAAATGCAGTTCTCACACCCGAAGGCGCGTTACCAATTTTTCAGCGCAATTTTGGAGACACCCCTCTATTTGCAGCAGTACAGGAAAAAGGTGTAGTAGTTTGGGTTGGTGCATTTGGGGAAAAAGGACGCAGTTATACAAACAGTTTGTTTACTGTCAATAGCCAGGGTGAAACTACCAGCAGATATGATAAATCCAAACTCGTACCATTGGGTGAATATATCCCCTTTGAAGAGATTTTAGGTAAATTAATTAGCCGCTTGTCACCATTGGATGAACATCAAGTTCACGGTGCAGCCAACCAAATATTTGATACACCTTTTGGACGGGCAATTGTCGGTATTTGCTACGAATCGGCATTTCCTGAAGTATTTCGCCGTCAAGCTGCGGCGGGTGGGCAATTTATCCTCAGTTCTTCTAACGATGCCCATTACAGTGCAGCTATGCCATTTCAGCATCATGCTCAGGATATCATGCGGGCAATTGAAACTGATAGATGGTCAGCACGGGCAACTAATACCGGTTATTCGGCTTTTGTCGACCCCCACGGCAGAACTTTGTGGATATCTGGCTATAACATCTACCAAACTCACGCAGAGACTATTTATCGCCGTCAAACGCAGACTTTATATGTGCGTTGGGGTGATTGGTTGACACCGTTGTTGTTAGGTTTGGGTGTTGTGGGTTGGTTTGTGGGAAAAGTATTTTAA
- a CDS encoding TrkA domain-containing protein, producing the protein MNLASLGFFRSLRKDNNQFAVIGLGRFGRSVSSTLHKFGYDVLATDIDEKRVSEALTEQIVGHALQLDSTEPAALKEAGIFEFDTVIIAIGNYVQESIITTLNVKEGGVPHVVAKASSEVHRKLLKRVGADHVVFPEYEAGCALARTLTKPSILDRFDLDPDHSIVEMIVPDEFHGKTITEIQLRNRYGLNLLAVSQEGKFAINPEPNRRLERGSAMVVIGCNKDINRLPI; encoded by the coding sequence GTGAATCTTGCATCATTAGGGTTTTTTCGCAGTTTACGTAAAGATAACAACCAATTTGCTGTTATTGGTTTAGGTCGGTTTGGTCGTTCTGTCAGTTCAACACTGCATAAATTCGGTTATGACGTACTAGCCACAGATATTGATGAAAAAAGAGTTTCAGAAGCTTTGACAGAACAAATAGTTGGTCATGCTTTGCAACTAGATTCAACTGAACCCGCTGCGCTGAAAGAAGCAGGAATCTTTGAATTTGATACGGTCATTATAGCGATCGGTAATTATGTTCAAGAAAGTATTATTACCACTCTCAACGTCAAAGAAGGTGGTGTACCTCATGTTGTGGCTAAAGCCTCTAGTGAAGTTCACCGCAAGTTATTAAAGAGAGTCGGTGCAGACCATGTTGTTTTCCCTGAATATGAAGCCGGCTGTGCTTTAGCGCGGACTCTAACAAAACCATCTATATTAGACAGATTTGACCTTGACCCAGATCACAGCATTGTCGAGATGATTGTCCCAGATGAATTTCATGGCAAAACTATCACAGAAATTCAACTGCGTAACCGTTATGGTTTAAATTTGCTGGCTGTGAGTCAAGAGGGAAAATTTGCCATTAATCCCGAACCTAATAGGCGCTTAGAACGTGGTTCAGCAATGGTAGTAATTGGCTGCAACAAAGATATTAATCGCTTACCGATTTAA
- a CDS encoding Cl- channel, voltage gated, with the protein MPLNQPPPNNQTQRWTFTQLFGLASRNPLMISRWVLRWVMVGTVSGLFAGLYWNVLELLTHQLQRFQGLSLLIVMPLAGLIVGLVIHFLGNPGEIAVIVDNIHFRGGRLDGRKNPSMILASLISIAAGGSAGPEAPLVQVTGSFGTWVGDRLKLQGEDLRSMSLAAMAAGFTALFGAPLGGAMFALEILHHQHIVEYYEALMPAIVSSCASYLVFTAITHLGIAPTWHFPQYRLENIDDFAFAILFGIIGAIAGWIFMWIFRTCDRAFHLIPGPVYVRTTLAGLGIGSLAAFLPLTRYFGHEELEIILETSFSGVFLLTLALGKMAAISMTVTGGWRGGFIIPLFFTGACIGKAVVVLIPGINPALAMICTMAAINAAVTRTPISTTLLLSKLTSFSPFTPILFASLVGFFLAPKVPLIAAQLKSQQEAID; encoded by the coding sequence GTGCCATTAAATCAGCCACCTCCCAACAATCAAACCCAACGCTGGACATTTACTCAACTGTTCGGACTAGCAAGTCGCAATCCGTTGATGATTTCTCGATGGGTGCTGCGTTGGGTTATGGTGGGGACAGTGAGTGGTTTATTTGCCGGATTGTACTGGAATGTTTTAGAACTGTTAACTCACCAGTTGCAAAGGTTTCAAGGTTTAAGTTTGTTAATTGTCATGCCACTAGCGGGTTTAATTGTTGGGCTAGTGATTCATTTTCTCGGAAATCCTGGGGAAATCGCCGTGATTGTGGATAATATTCATTTTCGTGGTGGACGCTTGGATGGGCGAAAAAATCCCTCGATGATTTTGGCTTCCCTAATTAGTATTGCTGCTGGTGGTAGTGCTGGCCCAGAAGCACCATTAGTACAGGTTACAGGTTCCTTTGGGACTTGGGTAGGCGATCGCCTGAAACTCCAAGGTGAAGATTTGCGTTCTATGAGTTTGGCGGCGATGGCGGCGGGTTTTACGGCTTTGTTTGGCGCACCTTTGGGTGGGGCGATGTTTGCCCTAGAAATCTTACACCATCAGCATATTGTGGAGTATTACGAAGCTTTAATGCCAGCTATTGTTTCTAGTTGTGCTAGTTATTTGGTATTTACGGCGATTACTCATTTAGGAATTGCGCCAACTTGGCATTTTCCCCAATATCGCTTGGAAAATATCGATGATTTTGCCTTCGCAATTCTGTTTGGGATCATTGGGGCGATCGCTGGATGGATTTTTATGTGGATTTTTCGCACTTGCGATCGCGCTTTTCACCTGATTCCTGGCCCGGTTTATGTCCGCACGACTCTAGCAGGATTGGGAATTGGTAGTTTAGCGGCTTTTTTACCCCTCACCCGTTATTTTGGCCATGAAGAGTTAGAAATTATTCTAGAAACCAGCTTTTCTGGTGTTTTCTTGTTAACGCTGGCTTTGGGTAAAATGGCAGCCATTAGTATGACAGTTACAGGCGGGTGGCGCGGTGGATTTATTATCCCTTTATTTTTCACTGGTGCTTGTATTGGCAAAGCAGTAGTAGTTTTGATTCCGGGGATCAATCCGGCTTTAGCAATGATTTGTACAATGGCGGCGATTAACGCGGCTGTGACACGCACACCGATTAGTACGACTTTACTGCTATCGAAACTAACTAGCTTTAGTCCGTTTACACCAATTTTATTTGCCAGTTTGGTAGGATTTTTTCTGGCTCCGAAAGTGCCTTTGATTGCTGCTCAACTGAAGTCTCAACAAGAAGCGATTGATTAA